The genomic window GTGTCCCGAGGTCGATGTCCCTCACGATTTCTTTGAAGAATTTGTTCGCCACGCCGTACGAGTGGGTTGCATCAACAAGCGAATTGACAAGGGGCGTTCCCGCGTTGAGTTTGACGATGAGAAATCGACCGGCAAAGAGCACTTCCTTGTCTATTTCTTTGGCTCTCCTGCTAATGACTGCATCTACTGACTTGACGAAGAGGAAGAGGAAGAGGAGAAACGTGACAAGAAAGGTGGGCAGCAAGGTAAAGAGCGAGATTTCAAATCGTGCGTAGAGAAAAGCCGCCATGATCGTTAGTCCTATCGACATGACAAGCGCGGCCTTAATCTTTTCTTCGAGGTATTCATCGACTTTTTTGTTTATCCTCGCCATGCGAAGCTTTTTCCTGAGACCAGGGTTTGCTGTCGCGAGGAACCGTACTGGTAGTTCGAAGAGTTTGGAGGGTCGTTTAGCGGGTGTCATTCTAACTTTAGCTTGCCCATGTAGTACTTGGAGATTATGATACCGATTTGGTGGACGTCTTCAATGCCTTTGTTGACCATCCATTGAAGGACTGATTTTTTTTGCTGAAGATCCTTGAAGATTTCTTCTTCGCCAAGGCCAGTATAGAGTTTGAGCTTCTCGAGCGTGACGGTGCTGTGGTTGACTTGTTCGATTTTGTCTTTTTGGACGTTGAGTCTGAGGAGAACGCGTACGTCACCGTTGGGGAGGACTTCTGCAAGTTGAAGTGTTCTGCGCTTGCCTGTTCGTCGGTTTCTGTTTTGGACAACGAGCATACTAATTGCTGAGATGAGCGGCTTGGGGATGTCAATTGGGGGGTTAGTGAGTCGAGTAATGGTTTCGTCGGCGTTGTTGGCGTGAATGGTGCCGTAAACAGAGTGGCCGGTGTGCATTGCCTCAAGAAGGACTTGTGCTTCTCGCTGGCGCCTGATTTCTCCAACAATGATGCGGTCGGGGCGCATACGCAGGGCGTTGACGAGGAGGTCAAGCATGGTTACGCCTCCTTTTCCTTCTGGGTTGGGGAGGCGGGTTTCCATGGGGACCCAGTGGAGTGTTTTAGGGAGGACGAGTTCTCGTGTATCTTCGATTGAGATGATGCGTTGGTTTGGGGGGAAGAAGTTGCTAATGACGTTGAGCATGGAGGTTTTTCCCGAGCCGGTGCCTCCTGCAATGAGTATGGAGAGCTCATTTTGGATGGCGAGCCATATCAGCGCTGCGGCTTCGAAAGATATTGTGCCTTCTTTGAGAAATTTGGTTATAGTCCACGGGTCGGCTGCGAATTTCCTGATAGTGATGGTGTTTCCATCTGAACTAATGGGTGCCAGTGTCGCGTTGACGCGGTCTCCAGTATGGAGGTGCGCGTCCATGAGGGGGTTGAGCGTCGTGATTTCTTTTCCAACTTCTCGCCCTATCATGGTGGCATAGTGGCGAATTCTTGCTTCTGTCACGATTTTTATGTTTGTTTCGAGCCATCCGTATTTTCTGTGATACACCCAGACAGGTTCCTTGTGGTTGTTAATGACTATTTCTTCGAGGTTGGGGTCTTTGAGGAGGATTTCTATTTTTCCGAGTCCGAGGTTTTCTTGGATGAGGTAGTTGACAAGCATGTTTGTCGTGTCGGAGTCGGTGTGGGGGAAGTATTTTTCAATGAGGTTGCGTATTTCCATTTTGAACTGGTCTCTGATGCTGACCACTTCATTCTCCTCGAAGTTTTCAATGTCTTCCAGGTTAATTTTTGAGACGAATTCTTGGCGTATTTTTTCGAGAATAACTTTTGTAGTGTCGCTGATGTTGCTGATGCTGACGAAGTATATAGGGACCGGTTTTTCGTCTTCAAAGATGATTTTTATGTCAATGATTATTTTATTTATTTCAAGTGTGTAGCGGTCAAGAAGGTGTCGTTTGGGCTGTGTGGGTGTTGTCTTGAGTTTTTGGAGTGACGACTCCATTTTTTTGAGGCTTGCGATAGCTTCTTGTTCCGTTTCGCTAGTTGGGCGGGGGAAGCTGGGAAGGTCTGTTGGTTGATTAGTTGCTTGATCGTCAGCGCCAGTTCGGGTTGTTTGTTGTTTGGATGAAGTTTGTTGTTTTGCTGAATGTTCGCCTCGTTCTTTCTGTGGGGGCTCATCGAGTGGGCGTTGGGGAGCTCCTGGAGTGGAGAGTTGTGCAGAAGGAGTGTCGCCTTTCGCTCCGCTTTCGGAAGTGGCTTGTTCAGAGGCTTTGTTTGGCTCTTGTTTTTCAGCGTTCTTTTCTTGGTGGGTGGTTTGTTCTTGCGGTTCTTCCTTTGAGGGCGGAGTTGAAGAGCTTGAGGTTGAGGGGCTGGATGGTGGTTGAAGCTCTGTCGGCTCTTTTGTTGGTGCTGGTAGCACGGCTCGGGGCGTTTCTTCTTCATGAGTTTTCGCTTCGGCTTTGTCTTTTTTGTCCTCTTTCTTTTCTTCTTTCTGATCGTGGTCTAATGGTTTGATCTCATTGAGCGAGTCAACGTGGGGGATGCTGTCTAGTGGATTTGTCATGACTGCACCTCGCTGGCCTTGTGATTGGTTGCAGCTTTTGCTAAGCGCTCAGAGGATGGTTCTTGCGTGGCGGAGGACATTTTTGATGAGTGCGGCGCTAACTGCTCCGTCGCTGCTGCTAGGAAAGAAGATGCTGCTCGCGGTTGTTCCTCCGCACGCTTCCTCTGTTGTCGGTTGAGGTCCGCGTGAGATTTCATTGTTGAGAGTGTTCTTTGCGCTGTTCTGATTTTGTGGTATGCAGTGAGAATGGTGGTGAATAGTTTCTTTCTGCCGTCACTGTCTTCTTGAGGGTAGCGGAGGAAGAGTTCTTTGACGCGACGGTATTTTTTTTGTGCTGAGTGGACTTTTTGCTTGTCGAGGAGCGTATTGATGTCGTCAAGGTATCGATTTATGCTGGTTCTGAGTGTTGCGCAGGTCTCTTTCAATTCCCGCTTGTGTTGTTCTACTTTGAGTTTGAGTTCTTGTTTTTTGATTTGTATTTCATCGTAGAGGTGTTTGAGTGTTGCTTGCCACTCTTGCGCTTGTGGTGTTCCCGCAAGGGCACTTGCTTCTCTTTTGAGAATTTTGTACTGTTTCATTGCTACCGTGACCTTGTCTTCGGCAAGACTTTTTCGCAGTTCCTTTTCCGCTTCCTTGAGGAGCCGTATTGTTTCTTTGCGTTTTTGCGCTCGTTCTTGCTCCTTCTTTTCTTTGGCTTCTTTTTCTTTTTTCTTTTTGGCTTCTTCCTGCATTGCTTGCTTCATTGCTGCCAACGCTTGTTTTTTCGCTTCTGCGAGCAGCTCTTCTTTGGAGAGGGCCAGTTTGTCTCGCTCTTCTTTTAAGCGATTGATTTCTTCTTCCTTCGCTTTTAGTTCTTCTTCCAGTTCTTTTTTTACTTCTTCTTTAAGTTTGTCGACATCAATGCTTGCCTTGACTTCGGGAGGAGTTGTTGGGGCTACGAAGATGGGTGTTTGGAACGGTTGCGGCGAGGAACTCGTTGGTGTTGGAGCGGGAGCTGATCGTAGACCCGCCTCCTGTGCCAACCCTTGTGCCGATGTTTGAGACGGTTCGGGTGTTTGCACAGAAGGTGTGCTGCTCGCAGACAGCACACCGCTTTCAGCGTGGCTGCTCTGTGCTGAACTGGGAGCGGGCGCTTGTATTTTTTGGGTGGCGGGCGTTTGCGGCGCTACGAAGACATTGATGTTGGGGTTAAAGAGGCCGCTCTTAGAAAGTTCTTTTTGGGCTTCGAGGATGGCACGAATCCTCCTTCGTTCGTTCTCGTCCTTTTCCTCCTCATCGTTGGAGGAAACGCTTGCAGGCCTGGCGAGGAGGTTGTAGTGGTGCTCTTGAGCCTTGCCTGTAACAATTGCTTGAAGCGCTTGAAGGGAGGGGTCCTGCATGAACGTTCCTGGGTGGATGTTTCGGTGCAAGTACTGCTTCGTTGCTTGGAAGAACTCGTCGGTGAAGACGCCGCGCTTTTCAAGGTCGTTGATGAGGTCGCTGAGGTTTCGTTGGTACTTTTCGTTGGAAACATAGAGCCTGATTTTTATAGCGAGCTCTTCTAGTATTTTGCGCAGGGCTTCACGCTCGTTGCTCCCTTCTGGTGCCTTCGAGAACGCTTCTTCTGCGTCAATGAATATTTTTTTAGCAAGGTCTTTGTTGTTGCGGGAGAGTGCTTCATCCACTTCTCTGGCGTAGTCGCGTTGTATGAACAATCCAAACTCGTCGTCCGTTGCGCGTATCTTGCTCGCTGTCCTGCTTTGTGATTCGCGGAGCAGTTCTTCTCGTTCGAAGAACTCGATGATGTCGTTATGGAGGTATTCTGAGAGTTCCATTCTTGTTGCGGAGTGTCTTTCCTCTTAGTTTTTTTAGGCTTCGAGTGTTTGCTTGACGTATTTTTCCCAGAGGATGTCTGGGTTGTTCATCTTTCTTCTTTTGGCTTCTGCGAAGAAGAAGTCTTTTTGAGCTTCGAGCTCCCTTCTCAAGTGATCTTTCCAGAACTGCGGGATTTTTGACTGGGGGAGTTTTCGATCTCTTGCCCGGTTGAAGAAATCTTCCTTGAAGTTTTGGATGGTTGGCCGCTCTTCTTTGACGACGGTCGGCTTGATGTCAAATGCTCTGTTCAGGTAAATATAGGGCTTGGTAAACTTGTATTCCAATCCGAGAATCTTTTCTTCGACTAAGAAGTCAACCCAAGATTGAATCACGTCTTCTGGAACGCCGAGTCGCTTTGCGGCTGCTGAAACAGAGATGCGTTCGTTTCCTTTGAAGAGTGCGAGCAGTTTGTCAACTCCGGTCTCTATCGTGTCCTCTCCCATTCGTGATGAAAAGCAAAATCTTGTTATTTAAACTTTGTTCATTATTTTGGAGTGGTGGGTTTGTCTTGCTTCGACGGGAAACAGGGGTGACGTGGGGGTTGGTAGCTGGCTGATCGCGAGACCGGGTGGCGAGGAAGAGTGCCCCTCTTGCAAACCTTGCAAAGTGTGTGCGTCGCTGTTACGGGCAGGTCGCGTTGCTCCACCTCGTGGCAAGTATTTGGAACGTTGCGAGGTGTTCAGTGTCCAGTTGAAAGGAAGGGTCGACAAACCCGGTTATGGAGAATACTTCTTCTCCGCAGGTGAAGTTGAGGTCTTTGAAGAGTTGGTAATCCGTGAATGAGCGGTTGTGCTTGTTCGTGACGAGTGTTGATGTGTTAATGAGCGTTTCAATTCCGCAGCAGGAGGAGTTGGTAAAGTTTCCTTCATAGCGTTCAAGGAAGCTCGGGGCTTCGTCGAACCAGCGGTATTCTTTGTTTTGATACATCTCAGTCAGGCCTGGAACCCCCCATATTCCTGTGATTTCTCGGGGGGAGCGCCGGATGATTCGTCGTTCAGAAAATTCTTTGATGATGCCTGGGTCGGTGAGGCCTTCAACAGGCATGGAAATGTTGTATATTTTGGTGTAGTTCCAAGTGGCAAAAACGTCGTAGAGCTTGACTGTTGCATTGAGGGTTACATCGAGGTGGAAGGGGTATTTTTGGGTTATGGTGACGTTGTGAAATTCGTATTCGAACGTTATCTTCATCGTGTCCGCCACGTGACGTTGCACTTCGTCGAGCCATCGTTGGGCTGAGTTGTTATAAGCAAGGCCGCAGGGAGGCCCTCCGGGGGTGATGTTTCCCTCAAGAAAGCAGGTGTGGAATGCTAATTGTGCATCGGCAACATAGCCGTTGTCTTTGATGTAGGTGCTCATTGCCTCCAGCGTGTTTCTGCTTCCTACGGTGAGGGCTAATTCGATGTATTCATCCAGGTCGTTGAGGAAGTTGTTGAGGTAGAAGACACGAAGGTTGATGATGTCAAGGTCGCTTTGCACGTCTGCCGTGTAGGTCCAGATGAAGAGTGCAAGAAGGAGGGTCGCGAGGCTTATGGCAATCATGGTGAACACGACGCCGCGCTTGCCTTTGTTCAGCAGTGGCGTGGTGGGCGCTTGCTGGTTTCTTTGCGGAGTCATTGCCAAACCTCGATGTGTGCAGTGAGAGGGCCGAATATCGCTGAATCGTTGATTTGGTAGAATGTCAACCTCTGGGATGTGAAGTGCGTCATGCTCTCGGATGCGGTTTGCCCCTGTCTTGTGTAGTAGGGCGTGGTGTTCATGAGAAAACGGGCGCCGAAGGCAGGAGGGATGAGGTCTTCAATGAGTTCTTTGGAGAGGTTGTAGAGTTGTTCGCCGCAGAGAGTGCACCCTTTTTCCTTTTCGAGGTAGTGAAGTTCCGTAAGGAGGGTGAGGAGGGTTTGCCCCGTTTCGTTGACGACGGAGCTCTTGAGAATGTCCGCAACGGTTTCGCTGTCCGTGTCGCGAATGTCCGTTCCTTGGAGGTAGAGCATGAAATCTTCTGCAACGTTGATATTTTGGGGCGTTGCACTATCCGTTTGGGCGTAGCGAGTGATAAACAAAATGGTGAAGATGATGATTGCGCTTGCTATGAATGCGTCTATGACGTAGAAGTAACTCCCCTTTTTCCCCATAGTGCGTTTTTTTTGCCGTTCCTTCTTTATATAACTTGCCGTTCGTTCTAAGAGTGGTCAGAACTGTTGAGGTCTGCGGGTGTGTGGTGTTGTTAGTTGGCACATACGAACTTGTTGGCGGCGCGGTGCGGGCTGCTGCTTGGGTCGTAGTTGTTATTGCGTTGTGGTTGTTCGTAAGGTTTGTTAGTCTGTGAAGCGCGGGAGTGGTTTTCCGTCAAGGAGGAGGCGGGGGTTTTTGATGACTTGGTCAAGATGAATAATTGATTTGATAGTTCCGCCAAACCAGTTGTTGCTCCCGAAGGCGATGTGTGCGGTGTTTCTTGCTTTTTCGTCGAGGACAGTGAGGCCTACGATGCTTGCGAGGGGGTTGAGTCCAATTCCGAGCTCGGCCACTTTTCTTATTCGCTCTGGGTATTTTGCTCTTTTTTCGGCCCAGCGGAGTGTTTCTTCTAGCTCTTGTGCTGCGCTGCCTCCTGTGATGGCTGTTACGCTGCCATGTTTGATGGTGAGCGTGACCGGGGCTTTGGGGAGTATGGTCCCTCGCCTGACGCGTAGACTTCCGTCAATGACAAGAACGCCGTTGGCGGTGTTTTCCACGGGTGCGATGTAGACTTCCGAGCCTGGGATGTTTCCGCCTGTGCCTGGTTCGGGGTAGGTCGCGTTTGCTAGGATTGCTCGCGCGCCGCGAACACTCATTGTCAGGTCGGTTCCGGCCGGTGTTTTTATTTGGACCGAGTTTGCGCGGGTTAGTGCTTCTTTGAGTAACGCTCCTTCTTTTGCCATCGCGTCGTAATCCGCTGCAAGTGCTTTGATAAAGGCAGGAAGGTTTTGTGGAGGTAGGCTTTGGAGGTTGCTGGCTGACAAGAATCGATGGCGGCGCGCTGCGCAGAATGAACGAAAGCTCTTCTTTATTTGTGGAAGCGTCCCTATTTTTCCTGAGAGGGTGAGAATGATGATGCTTTCTTGGGGAAGTTTGAGGAGTTCTTCGCTGAAGAGCTCGTCTCCTTCTTCGCCGATGTCCCTCTTGCGGAGGACTATGAGTTTGTGGTTCTTGCCGAGTGTCTTTGCTGCTTGCGCAAAGCGGCGAGCGAGGAACAAGCTTGCTTGGCTTGTGGGCGTTCCCTCGTCCCCGACGACGAGTATGAATTCATTGCGCAAGGACAAATTCTTGCTGAGGAGGCGGGTGAAAATGCTGAGGTCCGCTTCTTGCTCGGGATAGTGCTGATGATTCTGGCGTGCTTGCGTGCTTTGTTGGAGGTGTTGTTGTTCGTGCATAGTTTTTTGGTTTGATCGTTGTCGGAGCGGGCGGCCTCGCTGTTTTTTCTTCGTATTCTTCAAAAAATGCTTATTCTTCAAAAAATGCTCTTTTAAAAGCTTTGGTTTTTGTATGTGCCCTTGGCGTGCGTGAAGCGTGAACAGTGAACACCGTCTTTTGCTCGATCTCATTCCTTGTCCTCGTCTTCGAACCGTCATTACGTCTTTGTTCAATTCGTTCCCGTCCACCCCTCGTGTTTTTCATCATCCTTTTCATCATTCTTTCTTCGTGACGAAAGTTTATAAAGGAACAAGGGCAAGGGATGGCTTGTCATGATGCAGGTTTTGGAATTTGAAAAAGACAAGGTAAAGCCAGTTTCATTCCAGGAGATGCGCTTTCACGCGGTGAAGTGGATTGATGTTTTTGAGCCATCAATGGACGAGTTCAAAAAAGTTGCGAAGCTCTGCAACATTCCTTTGCAAGATCTTTTGCGCATTCAAAAGGATGTTCGTTCTGACGTTTATGAGTACGAGCATTTCAGCTGTGTATTTTTCAAGCAGGCATTTCACAAGGGTTTTTCGTTTCGGGCAAAGGCGATGCTCATCATCTCTTCGCCAAATCTGATTATCACGCTGAGATTGCATGACAAAGATTTGTTTGAAGGTTTGTTTTCTGAGCGAAACGACCATTTGAAGAGCGCTTTTGTCAAGGGCTCGAGTGCGTTACTCAATATCATCTTGGAAAGAATTACTCATCGCTACTTTGATTTGATGGATTTGATAGAGGACAAGATCGACAGGGTGGAGAATGAGGTGCTCTCTAACTTGAAAGAAGGAACGACCAAGCACATATTTGAGCTCAAGAAAGGGCTGATTTATTTTCACCGTGCACTTTCAAGCAACAGAGAGTTGCTCAATAAGTTAGAGAAGGGGACTGGCTCGCAGATTAACGAGCGTCATTTGAAAAACCTCCGCTACACCTATGCAGATACGGTCCAGCTCATCGATATCGCTGCGACGTACAGGGAGGTGTTGGTTTCCGCTATTGATATTTACTTGACGAATGCTTCGAACAACATGAATCTTGTTATGAAGCGCATGACTGCCTTGGGATCGCTCGTCCTTGTTCCAACACTCATTACCGGAATTTATGGCATGAATTTCAAGTACATGCCTGAGATTACCTGGCCGTACGGGTATGCGTTTGCGTGGTTCTTAATCATTTCCTCAGTGGTGGTGCTCTGGACGTATTTTAAGCAGAAAGATTGGCTGTGAGTTGAGTGTGAGCTCAAGGAAAAAGAGAAGAAAAGAGAAGAGTTGGCTTAAAAAAAATTCTTGACTGGTGAGAGCAGTGGCGAAGGCTAAGAGGGGGGCCTGTCGCTATCGGTAAGCTTAAAAAAATGCGTGCTTTTTTGCTTTTCGTCTTCAAAGAGAGTTTTGAGCATCATTTGGTTGGGAGAGGTTGTTTCGTGTGGGCAGTGTTGAAGAGCGCATAAAGGAGCTTGAGCATCTTATTGCAACGTGCCAGTACAATAAGCGCACGCAGAAAGCCATAGGGCTCTACAAAGCACAACTAGCCAAGTTAAAGGCGAAGCAGGAAGCGAGGTCTGGCAAGAGCGGGAAGGGTGAAGGATACCAAGTAAGGAAGACGGGTGACGGCACGGTTATCTTGCTTGGCTTCCCCTCCGTTGGAAAGTCCACGCTTCTCAATCAATTAACGGGTGCCAACTCCGAGGTGGGCGAGTATGCTTTCACGACGCTCACCGTCGTCCCCGGCGTTCTTCGTTTCAATCACGCAAAGATTCAGGTTCTTGACGTTCCAGGCATCGTCAAGGGAGCCGCAAGCGGGAAGGGGAGGGGAAGAGAAGTGCTTGCGTGTATGCGAAGTGCAGATCTCTGTCTCATCTTGCTTGACGCGCATCACCCCGAGCACTTGTCCGTCATCAAAAAAGAAGTGTTTGAGACGAACATTCGTCTTGACCAAACAAGGCCCGACGTGAAAATCAAGAAGAAGACAAGAGGAGGTATTAGCATTGGTACGACAGTGAAGCTTTCGCGAATTGACCCTGATACTATTGAGGCAATCTTGAAGGAGTTTCGCATAAACAACGCTGATGTCGTCATCCGTGAAGACATTGATGCTGATCAACTCATCGACGTCATTGAGGGAAACAGAGTGTACATGCCAAGTTTGGTCGTGCTCAACAAAATTGATGAGCTCTCGAAAAAAGAGTTGGAAGCGGTGAAGAGGAAAGTGCATCCCGATATTTGCATTTCAGCAAAGAACAATGAACATGTTGAAGAGTTGAAAGCGTTGATTTTTGAAAAGCTCGGACTTATCAGCGTGTTTTTGAAAGAACCTGGAAAAGCGGCGGACATGGAGGAGCCATTGATCATGTTCCGCGGCGCGAGTGTTCGCGACGTGTGTGAAAAGCTTCATAAAGACTTTGTGAAGAATTTCAAATTCGCGAGAGTGTGGGGGCGCTCTGCCAAGTTCGGCGGGCAAAAAGTGATGCTGGGCCACTGCTTAGAGAATGGAGATGTTTTGGAGTTGCACATTCGCTGAGTGTTCTGTTCTCGTACTGTTACTGAGCCTTCGTGGCGGGCTTCTTGGTGGCGAAGGTCGACAAGAGGTCGACAAGATCAGAACATGGA from Candidatus Woesearchaeota archaeon includes these protein-coding regions:
- a CDS encoding GTP-binding protein; the encoded protein is MGSVEERIKELEHLIATCQYNKRTQKAIGLYKAQLAKLKAKQEARSGKSGKGEGYQVRKTGDGTVILLGFPSVGKSTLLNQLTGANSEVGEYAFTTLTVVPGVLRFNHAKIQVLDVPGIVKGAASGKGRGREVLACMRSADLCLILLDAHHPEHLSVIKKEVFETNIRLDQTRPDVKIKKKTRGGISIGTTVKLSRIDPDTIEAILKEFRINNADVVIREDIDADQLIDVIEGNRVYMPSLVVLNKIDELSKKELEAVKRKVHPDICISAKNNEHVEELKALIFEKLGLISVFLKEPGKAADMEEPLIMFRGASVRDVCEKLHKDFVKNFKFARVWGRSAKFGGQKVMLGHCLENGDVLELHIR